The nucleotide window CTGTCGAAGGTACATGATTATTGCCTGCGCTTGCTCTGGAGCTACGTTTTGATTGGTCATCTTCACCATGTATGTGGCTAGAAGCTCTCTGGCAATAGGATCTTTTTCCAGCATCTCATCCGGGTTAAGGATCATGTTTTGTATCCATTCGAGCTTGCGTCTTTCGGTAACACCGGCAAGGTCCGGGCCGGTAAGCCTTCCTCCCCCAATCGTGTGGCAGGCTGTACATCCCTTGGTCTTGAACAACTCTTCGCCCTTTTCTGCAAGTGCGTGGTCTATTGGAGGAGGCGTTTTTGCTACTTGCTCCTCCTGAACTACTTCCTCCTTTGCTTCCTCAGTTAAATCCTCTGATTCCTCGTTCTCCTTCCCTTTGCATGATAGGATGAAGGCAATTAGAATCACCATTGCTATCGTCAAGAACTTTCCTTTCACTATTTTTTCCTCCTTGTGTTTTGTTTTTGTTGAGCAAACTTTGTACCAAACTGCAATATCCACAGAATATTGGGTTTCTCTTTTTTAAAGAGGTGTAAGCGGTCAGATAATTTGACACTTATTTTTAGTGAGCGCTCACTCATAGTTATACTCCTAGTACCCTAAATGTGGAACTTACAACTTCAGCTACCACTTTGTCGTAGTCTGAATGTATGAAGCCGTTATTAAAAAATAGAATCGTTCTGTCTATCATCCCTATTACTAATGCCGCTCCCAGGTTTTCATCAAGCTTTCTAAAGTCCCCTTTTTCAATACCCAGGTGTATAGCTTCCACAAAAAGATCCTTGGGCTTGGGTCTATCCTTGGGAACTTTTTTGATTTCGGTGTAGTGCGCATCCATTATGTAAGAATAGGCTTCGGGATGGCTTTTGGCGAAATCGAAGAAGTTATGGATTAGCCGGTCGAGCATTTCTTTAGGTTCGTCTTTGTTTTCTATATTCTCTGAAAGCTTTTCTCTAAACACATCGATATTGGTTGTAAAGAGCTCTAGGGCAAGCTCATCCTTACTCCGGAAGTATTTATAAATAGTCCCTTCTGCTATCCCTGCCCTCTTTGCGATTTCTCTTGTAGTAGTGCTCTTAATCCCTTTGTTTACGAATAGTCTCAGAGCTACAGCACGTATCTTATTTCTTGAATCTGTCGCTTTTCTTTTACCCGGATTTAGCATGGCGAGTGAGTGATTACTCATTACTTGCTTAAATCGGGCAATTGTTATGCCATTCGGAATTCTTGGCAATTATTGAATTTAAGTATTTGGAGAGGTGTAAGATGTCAGAGAATAGGACAGATTTAATTGATTAGTTTGTTACATGGTTTGGAAACTAATTGGTTGATTTTTTCCCGTTAAGAACCCGATGCAGGGTGTTTAAAAGCGTTTCAGCAGTGTAAGGCTTGGTCAAGAAGGCGTCTACGTCAATACCGGCGGCTTCGGCGGATTCCCCGCTCTCTTTAAGACCGCTTACGGCTATAATATTTACGTCAGAATCTATCTTTTGAAGTGCTTTTATGGTCGCCGGTCCATCCATGATGGGCATTACCATATCCACGATCACAACCCGGACCTCAAGCCTGTTTTGCACATACAATGCCAACGCTTCCGCACCGTCACTTGCGGTAATTACCCTGTAGCCATGCTTTTCCAATGTGGCCTTAGTTATTTCTCGAATCCCTGCCTCGTCGTCAACCACTAGTATAAGCTCTCCATGCCCCAAACGTAGTTCCTCGGTCCTCTTATCCCCGAGTTCTTTTGTCTCACCTGTTTCAAACGCCGGCAGGTAAACCTTGAATCTGGTTCCCTTACCCACTTCGCTATAAACATTTATGAAGCCGCCGTGGGCTTTTACGATTCCGAATACGGTGGAGAGACCGAGCCCGGTGCCTTTCCCGTATTCCTTGGTGGTGAAGAACGGCTCGAAAACTCTATCCAGTATTTCCGGAGGGATGCCCGTTCCGGTATCTGATACGGTAATGGCAATGTACGGACCGACCTGGGCATCGATGTTCATCCTTACGTAGTTTTCGTCAAGGAATAGGTTTTCTGCAGAGATATTCAACCTGCCGCCGTAGGGCATGGCATCTCTAGCATTCACACATAGGTTAATTAGGACCTGATGGAGTTGTGTTGGGTCTCCGGTGATGGTCCAGAGGTTCTTGGGTATGTCGGTGTAAATTTCTATTGATTTGGGAAATGTATCTTTTATGATTTTCTGGACTTCGGAGATAAGATGTCTAACTTGAACGATGGTATGCTCACCCTCCATCCCCCTGGCGAACGATAGGATCTGCTTAACCAGGTTCGCTCCCCGCTCTGCCGTAATATGTATAGTATT belongs to Thermodesulfobacteriota bacterium and includes:
- a CDS encoding cytochrome c, yielding MKGKFLTIAMVILIAFILSCKGKENEESEDLTEEAKEEVVQEEQVAKTPPPIDHALAEKGEELFKTKGCTACHTIGGGRLTGPDLAGVTERRKLEWIQNMILNPDEMLEKDPIARELLATYMVKMTNQNVAPEQAQAIIMYLRQKDSEKKEEGKEVEKESEHE
- a CDS encoding TetR/AcrR family transcriptional regulator, with the translated sequence MSNHSLAMLNPGKRKATDSRNKIRAVALRLFVNKGIKSTTTREIAKRAGIAEGTIYKYFRSKDELALELFTTNIDVFREKLSENIENKDEPKEMLDRLIHNFFDFAKSHPEAYSYIMDAHYTEIKKVPKDRPKPKDLFVEAIHLGIEKGDFRKLDENLGAALVIGMIDRTILFFNNGFIHSDYDKVVAEVVSSTFRVLGV
- a CDS encoding response regulator, which codes for MKKELRILILEDNPSDAELVLRELRKGNLAFTSKQVDTKETFLKELSEFTPDLILSDYSLPSFDGLSALKIVKESYTELPFIFVTGSLGEERAIETLKSGATDYVLKDRLSRLTPSVLRALQEAEERKHLKRAEEQILQQADLLNIATDAIIVLDIEHQVLFWNKGAERIYGWKTEETEGKNISELRLTSAPTELEEALKTVKDRGEWKGELHQITRDGKEVIVENRCTLVLDSQGNPKSIFIVGTDITEKKRIEAQFLRAQRMESIGTLAGGVAHDLNNVLQPIMMALELLRSKFTDEQSQDWINTIHITAERGANLVKQILSFARGMEGEHTIVQVRHLISEVQKIIKDTFPKSIEIYTDIPKNLWTITGDPTQLHQVLINLCVNARDAMPYGGRLNISAENLFLDENYVRMNIDAQVGPYIAITVSDTGTGIPPEILDRVFEPFFTTKEYGKGTGLGLSTVFGIVKAHGGFINVYSEVGKGTRFKVYLPAFETGETKELGDKRTEELRLGHGELILVVDDEAGIREITKATLEKHGYRVITASDGAEALALYVQNRLEVRVVIVDMVMPIMDGPATIKALQKIDSDVNIIAVSGLKESGESAEAAGIDVDAFLTKPYTAETLLNTLHRVLNGKKSTN